A genomic region of uncultured Paludibaculum sp. contains the following coding sequences:
- a CDS encoding DEAD/DEAH box helicase family protein encodes MPDEQERLRRENLRLKALLAKHGIEIPKEDTGDPHFGSPETHALGSEEKIQLFRSLFRGRDDVYAVRWESPDGRKGYSPRYERDWKAYYAAAPKDRTRVDKETRKYLPLTDSVVEEHLKGRITVGLYPLLPDDTCWFLAADFDKEAWQDDAAAFLEVCREWAVPAALERSRSGNGGHVWIFFEQRISAMLARRLGCALLTRAMEHRHQIRFSSYDRFFPNQDTMPKGGFGNLIALPLQRGPRQLGNSIFIDDHFEPYADQWAFLGSLSGISAQSVENLVEEAQRRGDLVGVRISISEDDEEPDPWTLPPSRKRKDPVIAGPLPKTVDIVRANLLFIEKTGLPPAMMNRLLRVAAFQNPEFYKAQSMRLPVYDKPRVIACGEDLPKYLALPRGCLTELTDLLESHRIRPVIRDERFGGLPIAVDFRGALREAQTTAVQSMIAHDEGILCAPTAFGKTAVAAWLIAYRRVNAIVLVHRQQLLDQWRARLAMFLGLPVDDIGQIGGGKTTRTGRIDVAVIQSLHEKEGVKDFVAEYGHVIVDECHHLSAVTFERVMRSIKAKYVVGLTATPTRKDGHHPIISMQCGPIRFRMQARAMTDSTPFDHIVVRRPTDFRMNDEASEFTIQDVYAALVGDDARNDMIVADVIRAVQSGRSPLLLTGRTEHLEVFRGRLAGHVNNIFVLKGGLGRKQRKAVMEELASLPETEPRVILATGSYIGEGFDDSRLDTLFLAMPISWKGTLQQYVGRLHRLHDNKRVVEVYDYVDGNLRMLARMYERRLKGYSDMGYRVVDSAVRQQGLPI; translated from the coding sequence ATGCCTGACGAGCAAGAGCGCCTGCGCCGCGAGAATCTGCGGCTGAAAGCTCTTCTGGCAAAACACGGCATCGAGATTCCGAAAGAGGACACCGGCGATCCGCACTTCGGGTCCCCTGAGACGCACGCGCTGGGCTCTGAAGAGAAGATCCAGTTGTTCCGCAGCCTGTTCAGAGGACGAGACGACGTGTACGCCGTCCGTTGGGAGAGCCCGGATGGCCGCAAGGGATACAGTCCACGCTACGAGCGTGACTGGAAGGCCTACTACGCGGCGGCTCCCAAAGATCGCACACGGGTAGACAAGGAGACCCGCAAGTACCTGCCCCTGACTGATTCTGTCGTCGAAGAGCACTTGAAGGGACGGATCACCGTGGGGCTGTATCCTCTGCTTCCAGACGACACATGTTGGTTTTTGGCGGCGGACTTCGACAAGGAAGCGTGGCAGGATGATGCAGCGGCATTCCTTGAGGTGTGCCGGGAATGGGCCGTGCCGGCCGCGTTGGAGCGGTCGAGATCCGGTAACGGCGGCCATGTCTGGATCTTCTTCGAACAACGGATCTCTGCGATGTTGGCGCGGAGGCTCGGGTGTGCGCTGCTGACCCGTGCGATGGAGCACCGGCATCAGATCCGGTTCAGTTCCTACGACCGCTTCTTCCCGAACCAGGACACGATGCCGAAGGGAGGGTTCGGCAATCTCATTGCGCTGCCGCTGCAAAGGGGCCCGCGCCAATTGGGGAACAGCATCTTCATTGATGACCACTTCGAGCCCTATGCCGATCAGTGGGCATTTCTAGGTTCCCTTTCCGGGATCAGTGCACAGTCTGTGGAGAATCTCGTGGAGGAAGCGCAGCGTCGAGGTGATCTGGTCGGCGTGCGAATCAGTATCAGCGAGGATGATGAAGAACCCGATCCGTGGACCCTTCCTCCATCCCGCAAGCGAAAGGATCCGGTCATTGCCGGCCCTTTGCCCAAGACAGTGGACATCGTGAGGGCGAATCTTCTCTTCATTGAGAAGACGGGGCTTCCTCCCGCAATGATGAATCGACTCCTGCGCGTCGCGGCATTTCAGAACCCCGAATTCTACAAGGCGCAGTCGATGCGCCTTCCCGTCTACGACAAGCCTCGGGTGATCGCCTGTGGGGAGGATCTACCGAAGTACCTCGCCCTCCCGCGTGGTTGCCTGACCGAACTGACGGACTTATTGGAATCCCACCGGATTCGACCGGTGATTCGCGATGAGCGCTTTGGAGGGCTGCCGATAGCCGTGGACTTCAGGGGAGCGCTTCGCGAGGCGCAGACCACCGCCGTCCAGTCGATGATCGCCCACGACGAAGGAATCCTCTGCGCGCCGACCGCATTTGGGAAGACCGCGGTGGCGGCCTGGTTAATCGCGTACCGGAGAGTGAATGCGATAGTGCTCGTCCACCGGCAGCAACTGCTGGATCAATGGCGCGCCAGGCTGGCGATGTTCCTCGGGCTACCGGTCGATGACATTGGACAGATCGGCGGCGGCAAGACGACTCGCACGGGCCGCATCGACGTTGCGGTGATTCAGAGCCTTCACGAGAAAGAAGGGGTCAAGGACTTTGTTGCGGAATACGGCCACGTGATCGTCGACGAGTGCCATCATCTGTCGGCTGTCACGTTCGAGCGAGTGATGCGTTCGATCAAGGCGAAGTACGTTGTTGGACTTACGGCGACGCCCACACGAAAGGACGGACATCACCCGATCATCTCCATGCAATGCGGTCCAATCCGGTTCAGGATGCAGGCCCGCGCAATGACCGATTCGACGCCCTTCGATCACATCGTCGTGAGGCGCCCAACTGACTTCAGAATGAATGATGAGGCAAGTGAGTTCACGATTCAGGACGTGTACGCCGCTCTCGTCGGTGATGATGCCCGGAACGACATGATTGTGGCGGACGTCATTCGGGCGGTTCAGTCAGGACGCTCTCCCCTTCTGCTGACCGGCAGAACAGAGCATCTGGAAGTATTCCGCGGTAGGCTCGCTGGACATGTGAATAACATCTTCGTGCTCAAAGGTGGCCTTGGCCGCAAGCAACGTAAGGCGGTCATGGAGGAGTTGGCCAGCCTGCCGGAAACTGAGCCCAGGGTGATTCTGGCAACCGGGAGCTACATCGGGGAAGGCTTCGATGACTCGCGCTTGGACACGCTATTCCTCGCGATGCCGATCTCGTGGAAGGGGACTCTCCAGCAATACGTGGGGCGGCTTCATCGATTGCACGACAACAAGCGGGTAGTTGAAGTGTACGACTACGTGGACGGGAATCTGCGAATGCTCGCGCGGATGTATGAACGCCGGCTGAAAGGATACTCGGACATGGGCTACCGGGTTGTGGATTCAGCCGTGCGTCAGCAGGGCTTGCCCATCTGA
- the secG gene encoding preprotein translocase subunit SecG, with translation MIILFTIVHVIVCLFLVVVVLLQSGKAADLAGAFGGMGSQTAFGPRGAATVLSKATTISAALFMVTSLTLSVLYTRAGGGTTGTSVLEKAPITQSAPAPKPATPAPQGPMKVDPRTEDGKTVSTQEIPLPNAPKSAPAQTPAAPKK, from the coding sequence ATGATTATCCTGTTCACCATCGTGCACGTGATCGTGTGTCTGTTCCTGGTTGTGGTTGTGTTGCTGCAGAGCGGCAAAGCGGCCGATCTGGCCGGTGCGTTCGGCGGCATGGGTTCGCAGACCGCTTTTGGTCCACGCGGGGCGGCGACGGTCCTCTCCAAGGCCACCACGATCTCCGCCGCGCTTTTCATGGTCACCTCGTTGACCCTCTCGGTGCTCTATACGCGCGCCGGGGGCGGTACGACGGGAACTTCCGTCCTGGAAAAGGCTCCGATTACTCAGTCTGCCCCGGCACCCAAGCCGGCGACTCCGGCTCCGCAAGGGCCGATGAAGGTTGATCCTCGGACCGAAGACGGCAAGACGGTGTCGACGCAGGAGATCCCGCTTCCGAATGCGCCGAAGTCGGCCCCTGCGCAGACTCCGGCAGCTCCGAAGAAGTAG
- a CDS encoding nucleotidyl transferase AbiEii/AbiGii toxin family protein, whose product MGINQERLRHWVSFLALCGVLERARQEGIVGVYYLKGGVALELRFALKARATRDLDLGMAGSRADRLQTLSRALRLEFDQFTFRLKAQQLEMENADAVRVQVAIQYRTRAWQTIEVDLGSVTASEVDLVAPNVKGLAELGIPVISPVRCLNLADQLAQKLHACTGPASAGRARDVLDILVMDSLGGIDYSQAGAAARRVFEVRATHPFPPVFVMPPEWRPEVEAIAQELQFPLATAETIEQ is encoded by the coding sequence ATGGGCATCAACCAGGAGCGGTTGCGACACTGGGTTTCTTTCCTCGCCCTGTGCGGTGTGCTCGAACGGGCCCGCCAGGAAGGGATTGTGGGCGTCTACTATCTCAAAGGCGGCGTAGCCCTCGAACTACGCTTCGCCCTAAAGGCTCGCGCAACGAGGGATCTGGACTTGGGGATGGCCGGGTCACGCGCAGATCGATTGCAGACGCTATCGCGAGCACTGCGGCTCGAATTTGACCAGTTCACGTTCCGGCTCAAGGCCCAGCAGTTGGAAATGGAGAACGCGGATGCGGTTCGGGTGCAGGTTGCAATCCAATACCGGACGCGTGCGTGGCAAACCATAGAGGTCGATCTCGGATCGGTTACCGCAAGCGAGGTGGACTTGGTAGCGCCGAATGTGAAAGGTTTGGCAGAGCTGGGAATCCCGGTAATCTCGCCGGTGCGGTGTCTGAATCTTGCCGATCAGCTTGCGCAGAAACTTCACGCCTGCACGGGCCCTGCATCCGCCGGAAGAGCGCGAGATGTGCTGGACATTCTGGTCATGGATTCCCTCGGCGGGATCGACTACTCACAAGCCGGCGCCGCAGCCAGGCGAGTGTTCGAAGTTCGGGCTACCCATCCGTTCCCGCCAGTTTTCGTGATGCCTCCGGAATGGCGTCCTGAAGTAGAAGCAATAGCGCAAGAGCTCCAGTTTCCGCTTGCGACCGCTGAGACAATCGAACAGTAG
- a CDS encoding type IV toxin-antitoxin system AbiEi family antitoxin domain-containing protein, translating to MPRSRFDELAAIAQEHDGLLTSKEARDAGITDSVLARLTQRGRLERVARGVYRLPYFSPDRLSQYREVILWAKANRGPEAAALSHLTALALYGISDANPDSIHLTVPKQARLRRQIPRGVVIHRQDLAPGDIAMEEDLPVTTVGRTVADLLQSGGRINLIQQAVRDARRGGLITDAESRRLLRQAEAHLRALRENRQRETQNV from the coding sequence ATGCCACGCTCGCGTTTCGATGAACTTGCTGCCATTGCGCAGGAGCATGACGGGCTGCTGACCTCGAAAGAGGCGAGGGACGCCGGAATTACCGATTCGGTACTTGCCCGGCTCACACAACGGGGCCGTCTCGAAAGGGTGGCGCGCGGCGTCTACAGGCTGCCGTACTTTTCACCCGATCGCCTCTCACAGTACCGAGAAGTCATACTTTGGGCCAAGGCGAATCGAGGCCCCGAGGCGGCGGCCTTGTCGCATTTGACGGCCCTCGCTCTATACGGGATCTCTGATGCGAACCCGGACTCGATCCATCTCACAGTCCCCAAACAGGCGCGGCTGCGCCGTCAGATTCCGCGTGGTGTGGTGATCCACCGTCAGGACCTCGCCCCAGGCGACATTGCCATGGAAGAAGATCTGCCCGTAACAACGGTTGGAAGGACAGTTGCAGACTTGCTGCAATCTGGAGGCAGAATCAACTTGATCCAGCAGGCAGTCCGGGATGCCCGGCGAGGCGGACTCATCACGGACGCAGAGTCCCGGCGATTGCTGCGGCAGGCGGAAGCACATCTGAGAGCGCTGCGAGAGAATCGGCAGCGGGAGACACAAAACGTATGA
- a CDS encoding DUF4874 domain-containing protein — translation MRLYHSPRLRSVLGLAIAVATSVATPAVYAADYAMERSYQQAPQTVLNRDGGPWAHLDLMTMSVEQLQSHIQSYTLDGQPFNVGPMRLIHTYICLNPVGIDYNSCSATNPNPKPISAEDVQKIDDALAKAVQARVKIVLRFAYNHGPGDDAPLDVILQDIQSLAPLVQKYKPIIYAMNQGFIGFWGEGHDSTYGNNTQSNMQQIMQAEQHAFGDATFMLNRQPANILSWELGSTPYWGIHDDHYATGDDAGTWISHPWDNGKWTADELKSFAAQRSDIVPFSGEVGGLDPATQNCAAFVAYSTRLHLNMINIGFHMDFLSSQSCYPSLMNRVGPAISLVRASLDRPFLQGSTSTLTLAFRNTGYSRLFSPKPMYFVLVDADGNAVDSSIFTPVPISCDLRQLAAVNGQGSTSVEIAMPRTVHSGSRYQGALWIPDADEQLARMPEYSYLLNNVGVPNPRTGLNILFPMNF, via the coding sequence ATGCGGCTCTACCACTCCCCCAGACTCCGCTCCGTACTGGGTCTTGCAATCGCTGTCGCCACTTCCGTGGCAACGCCTGCGGTGTACGCAGCTGACTATGCCATGGAGCGAAGTTACCAGCAGGCGCCGCAGACTGTTCTGAATCGTGACGGCGGACCGTGGGCCCACCTCGATCTGATGACCATGAGCGTAGAGCAACTGCAAAGCCACATTCAGTCCTACACCCTAGACGGCCAGCCTTTCAACGTCGGTCCGATGCGCCTGATCCACACCTACATCTGCCTGAACCCGGTCGGCATCGATTACAACTCCTGCAGCGCCACGAATCCCAACCCCAAACCAATCTCCGCCGAAGACGTTCAGAAGATCGATGATGCGTTGGCCAAGGCGGTGCAAGCCCGCGTCAAGATCGTTCTGCGTTTCGCCTACAACCACGGCCCCGGCGACGACGCACCGCTCGACGTAATCCTCCAGGATATTCAGAGCCTGGCGCCTCTGGTTCAGAAGTACAAGCCCATCATCTATGCGATGAACCAGGGCTTCATCGGCTTCTGGGGAGAAGGTCACGACTCCACTTACGGCAACAACACCCAATCCAACATGCAGCAGATTATGCAGGCTGAGCAGCATGCCTTTGGGGATGCAACGTTCATGCTGAACAGGCAGCCTGCCAACATCCTCAGTTGGGAACTAGGCTCGACCCCTTACTGGGGCATTCATGACGATCACTACGCAACGGGCGATGATGCTGGTACCTGGATCTCGCATCCTTGGGACAACGGGAAGTGGACAGCGGACGAACTCAAAAGCTTCGCGGCGCAGCGCAGTGACATTGTTCCCTTCAGCGGCGAAGTCGGCGGTCTGGATCCGGCCACACAGAATTGCGCGGCCTTCGTTGCCTACTCGACCAGGCTCCATCTGAACATGATTAACATCGGTTTCCACATGGACTTTCTGAGCTCGCAGTCCTGCTATCCGAGCCTCATGAACAGAGTTGGCCCGGCCATCTCGCTGGTGCGTGCCTCTTTGGACCGGCCATTCCTCCAGGGCAGCACGAGCACACTCACCCTGGCTTTCCGGAACACCGGATATTCCAGACTGTTCAGCCCCAAGCCTATGTACTTTGTCCTCGTCGACGCAGATGGCAACGCTGTGGACTCGTCGATATTCACGCCAGTTCCAATCTCCTGCGACCTGCGTCAGTTGGCGGCCGTGAACGGGCAAGGGTCCACATCCGTGGAGATTGCAATGCCCCGGACGGTTCACTCGGGCTCTCGCTATCAGGGGGCACTCTGGATTCCAGACGCCGACGAGCAACTGGCCCGCATGCCTGAGTACAGCTACCTACTCAACAATGTCGGCGTGCCCAACCCGCGGACGGGGCTCAACATTCTCTTCCCGATGAACTTCTAG
- a CDS encoding IS1634 family transposase produces MFLRSNTRIKDGKEHRYYTVVESRRLQSGKVAQRQVLYLGEINDSQQAAWRRTLEVFDEEQQRYTPLSLFPEDRPVPADAIDSVQVKLSEMKLERARPYGNCWLGCELWRQLQLDRFWSGKLPRGREGVAWPQVLELLVVNRLIDPGSEFRLHRQWFDQSAMDVLLGQDFAVAEKDRLYRCLDRVLEHKQDLFVHLQQRWKDLFDAEFDLLLYDLTSTYVEGEAEQNPKARYGYSRDKRPDCKQVVIALIVTPAGLPLAYEVMAGNTSEKTTLRGFLDRIESLYGKARRVWLMDRGIPTEALLREMRTTRQETFYLVGTSRAKIREYEKQWLELPWQKVRESVEVKLFAREGELYVLAKSEGRQAKEMAMRRKKLARLLRKLRAMRRSCPKRDQLLMRVGAAKTDAGRAFGFVKINLPRADQEVTKETFTFQLDKAKLKEAELRDGHYLLRTNLLAEDPAVLWDRYVQLTQIEAAFKCLKSDLGIRPIHHQLEHRVDAHILVAFLSYCLTVRLRHRLRMHVPGLTPRAVLEKLAGIQMLDVSFPTTDGRRLIMPRYTEPNPEQAILLHHLNLVLPQQPPPRITTPAPAVPCPQLKM; encoded by the coding sequence ATGTTTCTGCGCAGCAATACGCGGATCAAGGACGGGAAGGAACACCGGTACTACACGGTGGTGGAGAGCCGGCGTCTGCAATCAGGGAAAGTAGCGCAGCGGCAGGTGTTGTACCTGGGCGAAATCAACGACAGCCAGCAAGCAGCATGGCGCAGGACGCTGGAGGTGTTTGATGAGGAGCAACAGCGATATACGCCGCTGAGTCTGTTTCCGGAAGATCGTCCGGTTCCCGCCGATGCCATCGACAGCGTACAGGTGAAGCTCAGCGAAATGAAGCTGGAGCGAGCCCGGCCTTATGGCAACTGCTGGCTAGGATGCGAACTGTGGCGGCAGTTGCAACTGGATCGGTTCTGGTCGGGGAAACTGCCGCGAGGGCGTGAAGGCGTAGCCTGGCCGCAGGTGCTGGAGTTGCTGGTGGTGAATCGGCTGATCGATCCGGGCAGCGAGTTTCGGCTGCACCGGCAGTGGTTCGATCAAAGCGCCATGGACGTTTTGCTGGGCCAGGACTTTGCGGTGGCCGAGAAAGACCGGCTGTACCGGTGTCTGGATCGGGTGCTGGAACATAAGCAGGATCTGTTCGTGCATTTGCAGCAACGCTGGAAAGACCTGTTCGATGCGGAATTCGATCTGTTGCTGTACGACCTGACCAGCACATACGTGGAAGGCGAAGCCGAACAGAATCCCAAAGCCAGATACGGCTACAGCCGCGACAAGCGACCGGACTGCAAGCAGGTGGTGATCGCGCTGATCGTGACGCCGGCGGGACTTCCGTTGGCATACGAAGTCATGGCCGGCAACACGTCGGAGAAGACGACGTTGCGCGGCTTTCTGGACCGCATCGAAAGCCTGTACGGCAAAGCACGGCGGGTGTGGCTGATGGACCGTGGAATCCCGACCGAGGCTCTGCTGCGGGAAATGCGAACGACGCGGCAGGAGACGTTTTATCTGGTGGGCACGTCGCGGGCGAAGATCCGCGAGTACGAAAAACAGTGGCTGGAACTGCCGTGGCAGAAAGTTCGCGAGTCGGTGGAAGTGAAGCTGTTTGCCCGGGAGGGCGAGTTATACGTACTGGCCAAAAGTGAAGGACGGCAGGCGAAAGAGATGGCGATGCGGCGGAAGAAACTGGCGCGGCTGCTGCGGAAGTTGCGCGCCATGCGGCGGAGTTGCCCGAAGCGGGATCAATTGCTGATGCGCGTGGGCGCGGCTAAAACAGATGCGGGACGGGCTTTCGGATTCGTGAAAATCAACCTGCCTCGGGCGGACCAGGAAGTGACGAAGGAGACGTTCACGTTTCAGCTCGACAAGGCGAAGCTGAAAGAGGCCGAACTGCGTGACGGCCACTATCTGCTGCGGACGAACCTGCTGGCGGAAGATCCGGCCGTGTTGTGGGATCGCTATGTGCAACTGACGCAAATCGAAGCGGCGTTCAAATGTCTGAAGAGCGATCTGGGCATCCGGCCGATCCACCATCAACTGGAGCATCGGGTGGACGCGCACATCCTGGTTGCTTTTCTGTCCTATTGTCTGACGGTGAGGCTGAGGCATCGGCTGCGGATGCATGTTCCCGGACTGACGCCGCGGGCAGTGCTGGAAAAGCTGGCCGGTATTCAAATGCTGGACGTGTCCTTTCCGACTACCGATGGCCGCCGCTTGATCATGCCGCGCTACACCGAACCGAACCCCGAGCAGGCAATTTTGCTCCATCATCTGAACCTCGTCCTGCCCCAACAACCGCCTCCACGCATCACGACGCCTGCCCCGGCCGTACCCTGTCCTCAACTCAAAATGTAG